In Citrus sinensis cultivar Valencia sweet orange chromosome 3, DVS_A1.0, whole genome shotgun sequence, the sequence CGGAAGCAAACTGGAACTTTTGGGGAAGGTTTTGTTAAGCTCGAACAACAGTTCAAAGAGAAGGCAGAAACGGTTCGGAAGTGGAGAGATGCAATGATCAAAACATCCTATCTATCTGGACATGAATCTACGAAAATAAGGTAACTCTCATCATCCATCACATATGTcttcatttttccatttttttcttaattctttttatcattttcactcgttgtttttcaatttcatgcaCGATACTTGCTAGGCCCGAGGCAAAGCTTGTACAAGTGATTGTCAACgatattttgaagaaattggaATGTAAATCAATTTCTAGTGATTCATCAAAGGGTCTTGTTGGTCTCAATTCACGAATTGAGTGCATTAAATCACTGCTATGCGTAGGTTTTCCGGACGTTCGAATTGTGGGAATTTGGGGCATGGGCGGTATCGGTAAAACAACCCTTGCTAAAGCACTTTTTAACCAGGTTTCCAATGAGTTTGAAGGGAATTGCTTCATAGAAAATGTCagagaagaaatagaaaatggTGTTGGATTAGTGCATCTACATAAACAAGTTGTGTCTCTATTATTAGGAGAAAGAATTGAAATGGGAGGCCCTAACATACCAGCGTACACTCTAGAGAGGCTCCAGCGTACCAAGGTGTTCATTGTTCTTGATGATGTCAGTGAATTCGAACAACTAAAATATTTCGTTGGATGGCTTCATGGATTTTGTCCTGGAAGTAGAATTGTTGTCACCACTAGAGACAAACAAGTACTTCGTAAACACGGAGTGAACGACGAACATGTATATGAGGTTGAGAGACTTAGCGAGGATGAAGGACTTGAgctcttttataaatatgcctTTAGACAAAGTCATTGCCCTGAACATCTTACGGCGCTGTCGAAGAAGGCAGTACGATATGCCGAGGGCAATCCGTTGGCTCTTGAAGTCTTGGGATCCTCCCTTCATCAAAAAAGCAAACAAGACTGGGAAAACGTATTGGAtaacttaaaacaaatttctgGCGTCAGTCGCATTTATAATGTGCTGAGAATTAGTTATGAGGAACTTAGTTTCGAGGAGAAAAGTATATTTTTGGATATTGCATGTTTCTTCAAAGGAGAATGTAAAGATCGTGTGCTAATACTACTGCATGATCGTCAATACAATATGACTCATGTACTGAGTATCCTCATCGATAAGTCACTCATTACAGAACACAACAACAGATTGCACATGCATGAATTATTACAAGAAATGGGACAAGAGATTGTTCGTCAAGAAGATATCAAAGAACCAGGCAAACGTAGCAGGTTATGGCATCATAAGGATGTTCGCCATGTACTGAAGCACAATGAGGTAAGATTCTGTAACTCTTCAATTGGAATAAGTATATTAGTTTAACCGAATTTGAAATCAAGTCAAAGAAATTCGGATCATAGAACTTGTGCCATGCAATATTCGTTGAAATATACTtttgaatgataaaattagaTTTCATGTTGAGAAAAAGCGTTTTAGACTGTAGATATATGAATGGATGTGTCGTAGATAggtgttaaaattaattgttattgaatTGTTGTTAAGAGTATattggtcttttttttttgtcacaaaaaaattataagaaatgaGCTATCGAGGTATATTTTCGAAAATTGTATCTGAATTTGACTTTGAATACAATTAggtagaaaagaaaaaaaaatcgacttacattgttttttttttttttttaaggtttgAACTAACATTTAGGATtctataaacttaaaaaaaaaaaaaccatatcCAAATCTTATCTCAAACAAATAGGCCCAATCTTCTCAACCTCTTTATTTAGCTATTCAATATTCAATATAAATCTGAGGGTGTCAGGATAACATGTTGGTAATTTAGagaaaattccaaaattatcaatttatcaattttcaaCGGCGTTcagagttctttttttttttttaattttgcaaatagtcccaaattttctttttctctcataTAGGCATTcaatataaagaaaagaaagaagggaaaaaaactaAAGATTGCAAAAGTTGTTTTCATCCAAGGACCTTTTCATTAATGAACCTTACAAATGTTTCATTTGGTTTGGGTTTAAGGCTAActcattatttgtttttctttataagGGGACCAATGCAATTGAAGGCATATTTCTGAATTTGGCCAAAATAAAAGGCATCAATCTAGATTCAAGAGCCTTCACAAATATGTCTAGTCTGAGAGtgcttaaattttatataccTGAGGGTTTAGATATGAGCTTCGAAGAGCAGCATTCAGATTCTAAAGTGCAATTTCCAGACGGCTTAGATTATCTTCCTGAGAAACTGAAATATCTTCACTTGCACAAATATCCATTGAGAACACTACCAGAGAATTTCAAGCCCAAGAATCTTATTGAACTAAACTTACCTTTTAGTAAAATTGTGCAAATTTGGGAAGGAAAAAAGGTATGTTGTACtattaccaaaatattaacttttttaattataaatataattaattgtcaaattcattattacttttttaagtAATGTAGTCTTTGTATATCTTTTGTCACAGAAAGCTTTCAAGTTAAAATCTATTAACCTCAGCCATTCCCAATATCTCATTAGGATACCTGACCCATCAGAAACGCCAAGTCTTGAAAGAATAAATCTTTGGAATTGTACAAACTTAGCTTGGGTTCCCTCATCAATCCAGAATTTCAACCACCTCAGTTTGTTGTGTTTTCAAGGCTGCAAAAATCTTAGGTCCTTTCCAAGCAACCTTCATTTTGTTTCTCCTGTAAATATTGATTGCTCCTTTTGCGTTAATCTCACAGAGTTTCCACGGATTTCTGGGAATATAACAAAGCTAAACTTGTGCGATACTGCAATAGAAGAAGTTCCTTCATCAGTAGAGTGCCTAACTAATCTTGAATACTTGTACATAAATAGGTGCAAAAGGCTGAAGAGGGTTTCAACTAGCATTTGTAAATTGAAATCTCTGATTTGGCTTTGTCTTAATGAGTGCTTAAACCTCGAGAGTTTCCCAGAAAGCTCGGAGAAAATCAATTTAGGCAGAACTACAGTTACAGAGTTGCCACCTTCATTTGAAAATCTAGAGGGGCTTGGAACGCTGGGCTTAGAGAGTTGGTCTGAACTAGgtaatttaaaatcttttcagTACATTGGTGCGCATGGATCAACCATAAGTCAATTACCACACTTATTATCACATTTGGTGTCATTGCATGCATCCTTATTATCCGGTTTATCTTCCTTGAAttggttaaatttaaataactgtGCCTTAACGGCTATTCCGGAAGAGATTGGCTGTCTACCCTCATTGGAATGGCTAGAGCTAAGAGGAAATAACTTTGAGAGTTTACCTGTAAGTATCAAGCAACTTTCACGACTGAAAAGGCTTGACTTGAGCAATTGCAGTATGCTTCAGTCAATACCAGAGCTCCCACCAAGTTTGAAATGGTTACAAGCAAGTAATTGCAAGCGACTCCAATTTTTGCCAGAGATTCCATCACGTCCAGAAGAACTAGATGCATCCCTACTCCAAAAGCTATCCAAATACTCCTATGACGATGAGGTGGAAGATGTAAATGTCAGTTCGTCCATTAAGTTCTTGTTTGTTGATTGCATCAAAATGtatgaagaagaaagcaaaaagaatttgGCAGATTCACAACTAAGGATTCAGCATATGGCAGTTACATCATTGCGACTATTTTATGAGTTGCAAGTGATGCGcaattctctttcttttgccCCTCTCTCTCGCTCTCTTCGTTTCGTTACATCTCAAAtcatgattttcattttgcagGAACGCTATAAACTAAGGGGTACTGTTCTAATTTTACCTGGGAGCGAAATTCCAGAGTGGTTCAGCAATCAAAACTCAGGATCCGAAATAACTCTTCAACTGCCGCGGCATTGTTGTCAAAACTTAATCGGGTTTGCTCTCTGCGTTGTCCTTGTATGGTGTGATCCTGAATGGAGTGGGTTTAACATCGACTTTCGATACAGCTTTGAAATGACGACTCTCTCTGGAAGGAAACATGTTCGTCGCCGGTGCTTTAAGACATTATGGTTTGTTTATCCGATGACTAAAATAGATCATGTCGTGCTTGGATTTAATCCTTGCGGGAATGTTGGGTTTCCTGATGACAACCACCTTACAACTGTCTCATTTGACTTCTTCTCGATATTCAACAAGGTGTCACGTTGTGGGGTGTGTCCAGTATATGCAAATCCCAACGGGACCAATCCCAACACTTTTACTCTCAATTTTGCTACCGAAGTTTGGAAATTGGATGATATGGCAAGCGCAAGAGGAACTTCTGATGAAGAGGAATTGGAACCAAGTCCCAAGAGAATTTGCAGAGACGACCAAATCAACACTCCTTAACAAGTGAGCCACTCCTTTTCACGTATCCTTTTTCCTTAGGTATGTCCAAAATGCTGTTATTCCAGATTATGATTTGCTTAAGATTGATGTTTTTTCTATGCATTCATTATcacttttgaaaataacttttctttatttaactTGTTTCAGAATTAATAAGTCAAAGCAtcagttaataataaattgcaATCTGTTAACAACTCAAAGCATCGGTTAATCCTCTGTTGCTGTTTTCATTGTTAACATTAGACGAAAACAAGTGGGCCGTGTCTATAAGTGGAATTCAACTCTTCAGTCTCTACTAAGTTGCAGTAATTTGTGGAAGTGTTCTTATGCTATATGGTTCTCAAAGTTGTATTTTatacaatcttttttttttccaaatttgtaattttgttatgtCAGAGACATTACTttcctttcttctttgattttaatcttGCTGATGAACCATATAAGAAACCTCCAAAATGCTTAGGGAGCCAAGACATACGTGAGGGCtgttacaaattaattaattttttttctattctgagaaaataaacattttgaaagtacacaaaattgaaaacattttCTTGGCCAGTACGCAGCTTGTACAGTACATAGCATTGGGGAAGCTATACACAGGTAAGTTTGAAGAGCAGAAAAATCAAGCCAGACTCTTGACTCAAGAAATCCATTAAAGACTTTTTCATATGTTCATTTCGGGTAGTTTATCTCTCTGCGTTGGTGTTTTGTGTGGgaatgttgttttattttaaatcccTGTAACGGTGTTGTGAACTTCTAATCCTTTGTTTGCTTCCTAGACTATAAGTTGTTTAACGAATGCACTAGGCTTTTGctactaatattttaatttgagatGGAAGGGCTTTCAAGATATGAGAAATGTTggatgtaaaaataaaatcgaaCAGACAACTTCATCTTCTtatacgattttttttttctggtcaTGACAATGTAAGGGGAATACAAGATTCTAAATTACTCCTCTTTGTGCTTCAAGTTTTAATGTATTGGTGCATCATTTGATGACccaaattttaaagattttataggTGAGTTAATTAGCCAtctaaccatttttttttttacctcagTCACACGACTTATGCATGTGGGACTTAAGTAATGAAACTAAAAACTAACAGCAGCTAAGACGCAGCCTTTTGAAGCTGCTTTTAATTCACTTTCATTaatggtaatttaatttgctGGCTCATCAGTTCGAAAGTAAAATCCAAAAACTATGATAAGAACAGTGACAGAGTATTGTCGGACTACACAAATTCTGTTATTGCTAGGATTAGAAAGACCCCAGCATTTATTCTTTTACACGAAATAAAAGTTGTCAAACTTCTTTATTCACTGGAATTATATGAATATTGAATTATGTGTTCAAATAATCTCATTAACTTTTGTGAATTTATCATGATCATAAGACATGACTTGataatttttccatttatgTGTGATCAGAAATTTGACATGAGACATCTGACATTGTTTAGTCTTAGTGTTTATCAGGCTTCGgcaatttacttaattattgcGTTTTAAATCAACCTGGAGAAACTATCTAAATGATTTGAACGCTTGTTATTATGTTCTTTATTGCTATCATATGAAAAGGCATTGAGTAGTAGCTTGTAGCCGTTGGATTAATTTGCTTGTAGCCTTAGGATTAGTTTGACAGCAATGCAAATGTACGGAACACATCTTGCCGAGCAAGAAACAATGTATGTGTAGATTATTATGAATGATTAAAAGAGTAGTGTTGTTCTCAGAAATTCTTTGTATGTAGATCTAATTCAGAGTTTCAATCTTTATACATATCGAATGCCactgattttattattctattcctatttaaattttaagccCTCATAATCCAATCGCATTTGTAATTACACAACTAATGTTTTGGAATTAGTTGAAAAGTCTATTTCAAGCTCATATTTGCAATAATTTCTCTAGGATGCTTTTTCCAACTATTAAGTGGTGCTCAAGTACGATGAATTTAACACGCAAACAGAGTTcaaaaaagggggggggggggggaaactattttttacttttaacgTGCTAAAAGTTCCCCTTTTAACTCTATCTCGATGCAATTTTTACGTGGATATCCACACTTGATCACCGCTCTTTAACTATTAATTAAACAGAATGATATTATCTAGGGACAACTTGTCgttgatattttgaaatatcatCATCAAACTGTTGTAAAATGACTCAAGTAATTCTTATGGTTTATTGAGAGTAACTCAATGGGAACCTCAAGGAAAAAGGAACCTAAAAGTTATAGGAAAATTAATGGGTAGAATGTAGACtgataaaatgaaagatagaaaattttatttaaataatattaaaaaaggatgagattttctaatttaagttaaattagtCTCACtcgaaaaaaatttgtgtaatatactaaatataaaatttcccAGAAATTTCCAAAAACGCCAAAAAAGAGTTAGCTAGGGGAAAGTCACAGGAAATTCATAGGGAAATTTGgtgagaaaattaaatgttgtAAGCACTTCAATTTGGTCTCCGATCGGTCCTACGGAGAGCCGAGCTAACGCTACAGACTCTACTTCCATTCAGGAGCCGATTGGCTAGGATGTCACGACTCATGATTCTAGGATCCAAGAACCAGGTGAGTATAATACACATCTTCATCGATCATCCAACACAGATTTTAGGCTTTACAATTCTCATACTGATAATGATGATAGTTATGACGATCACTTGGCGAATAATGACCATTTCATGTCTGCTACTGAGAATTCTGAGAGAATTGACTCTAGCCCTGATTTTACCATTGTtagtcattaaaaaaaaaggcattaaATTACTTGCTGGCCGCAAGTATCGTAAGAGATATTATCACCGTTTGCATTAGTCCTTTTCTTCTTATGTTAGGCTATGCCTAGATCATTTtgtttactgttatttttatttttcttgattgggGGTTTTGGTTTATGTCCCCCTccaaatgtattttttttatctgttcTTAATGACAGATAGGGGTCCCGCCTAAACCCccatagaataaaaaaaattgtacataTATCTATTttcatgtttaattattaatttaatcaattatgCAATAAAGTATATGATAATAAATCTATATATCCCgtgttaatatttaaattaatatccaAGCATTTCATCTAATTTTACTTACTTTCCGAATAGTTGAATAGTTGAATGCCGAGAGTTCTGTCAACAGTTGAGTGGTGTTTGTGCTAAGTGATTGTTAGTATTTGCGGGTGCTAGTTATATTTTAgaaaagtgtttgataaaatgtcCCAATGAAGATCTTAACTTAATCACCTCAGAGCTGTCTTACCAGCTGTAAAAGTGACGTGGCTGCCTGACTCAGCAAGTGTTGATGACACGTTCAGATGACTCAGCACATAGCAAGTCTAAGATGAATCAAGTAAATAGGACAAATAAGAGCTATCATACGCAAGGACATTGGGCAGCAGCGTTGGATGAATTAGGCTTCAAGCAATGGATCGGATTACTTTGAAAATAATGCCATGAACCAAACACATCAGCTGcgactgaatttatttttctagtcATATTTAAATTGGAAGACCTTATAACATAACAACTTTTGGAATTAGCTAAGAGTTTGTGTCAAGCTCatacataatataatttccCTTGATGgttatttcaacttattaattaaagaaaactaTACTATTGTAGATGGTCCACCCCATTTAAAGTCATAGCTGTTTCAGAATCCGTCATTATCTGTCTGttcaaacttttgttttccaattgctgatttcataaaataaaaatagagtaAAACTGCTATTTtcgaatttatttttaaaattaaaaatgtgtccggcattaatttttaaaagtaatcttgaaaatgagaaaaaataaaacaagttcattaggaatattttaaagaattattattaaaatacccATAAACTTAATATTAAGTAAtgtataatcatttttattatttaattagtttgattattttaattttaagagtgAACTAGGTGAATTAGAATAATGGAGGAAACAACACAAAAGGTATAAGCATTTTACCTGAGAACTGAAACCAACTAACAACAGCAGAAACGCTGCGTTTTGCAGCTGGTTTTAGAATTCACGCTTGCGTCTTGACAACTCGatctttttatttcactttcaCAAAGGGttgttttgtaaattgaaTACCGATGACATCGTGTTGTCAAGATGCAAACGTGAAGTTTGTATGGGTGATGATAATTTTCCACCCTATTAATTAACTTAcccctttgaaaaaaaaataataataaggtcgaaccatttaatttcataacaaTATTCTTTGTACTTACTTCtaataattcttatattaattttaaaatccttataatattttacaactaAGTATAgatttactaatttaattaaataaattaatattatttctcATTTCTCTACACACTACCGGCCATCATAAATCTTAATCCCTTCTTCTCAacaatttcaatataaataaacagGAGGAGGATTTTCAATGGACTATAGTTTGGAGGTTGGGATAGGAATAAAAGGAATGGAGAATAGGACAAAGAGGAATTGATGTTCCTATTTCAAGTAAatgatgttaaaaaaaaaaaaaaaaaatctaatgagAAGATCAGAAGAAATTACAGGAAAACTGGTTCGCAAGATAAATACCAAAGTCTAAACTGATTTGGTTTTACATCTACTATTTATGAAACCGTATCACTAATAACAATGGTGCACTTACAAAGTTGTCTTTCAATTTAGTGCatgagataataaaataaacactaaAGACATAGTAGGTTGTAGCAATGCAACGTCAGTTGGGTatacaaatttaaactttgaaaatcattaaaatgtCCACAAGAAGACTTGTTGGGATTTTATGGTTTTCCAAGAACATGAATAAAGATGTCGAAGGCTTCTTCttgttaaaaaaagataatgataaataatcaGCAAGAAAACTCTAAGAAATCACAGGAAACAAAAGAGACAGAAAGCCATAAATCTCTGTTTATACATGTATTCTCAAAAATCTCTATTTTTGCCTCAAAGAGAAGAAAACGTTGCTCTTATGGCTTCAACCTCCCCAAGCAAATATGATGTCTTCCTCAGTTTCAAAGGAGAGGACACTCATGACAACTTTACAAGCCATCTCCATGCTGGTTTATGTCGAAAGAAAGTTAAAGCCTTTTGAGCGCAATCGAAGGATCAAAGACTCCAGTAATCATTTTCTCTAAGAACTACGCTTCTTCGAAATGGTGCTTGGATGAACTTGTCAAGATTCTTGAATGCCATAAAATAAATGGCCAAATGGTTGTACCAATTTTCTACCATGTAGATCCATCCGATGTGCAGAAGCAAACTGGAAGTTTCAAGGATGTCTTTGTTAAGCATGGAAAACAGTGCAAGAAAATGTtagaaaaagttcaaaattggAGGGCTGTTCATTCAGATCttgatgaaatatttattgttcCGTCCTTTCAACGGAATTTGATTTCTATTTCTACTTTGgacaaaacaattttttttttgttcattcgAGAATgacaaattttgtttgtttcataattcaaaattgtttgGTTTCGGTTCTTTATCAGGTTATCATAATCTTTATTTGATTGATACGGTtacttaatttaatgaatcacTACAATTAAGCACACAAAGtataaaaaggaaacaaaacaacaaaatgagATTTGAGGCCAACAGGACTTTGGATATCTTAGAACTCATACATATGGATATTTGTGGGCCATTCCCTATAGTTGTTTGGAATggtcaacaatattttatggTGTTCATAGATGATTTTTCTCAATATAGTTGCATATATCTCCTTTATGAAAAGTCATAGTCCTTGGATATGTTCAACAATTTAATGCTGAAGTTGATAACCAACTCGACAAAAGAATCAAAAGTGTCAGATCTAACCATGGTGGTGAATACTATAGCAAATATGACGGTTCAAGTGAACAACATTCAGGATCATTAGTTAAATTATTAGAGCAATATGAATCATCCCACAATACACTATGCTGGGTTCGCCCACTATGAATGGTGTTGTTGAAAGATGAAACAAGATGCTTAAGGACATGATAAAGTGTATGATTTGTTATCCTACTTTACTAGAATCACTCCGGGGAGAAGCGCTTAAAAGTCTAAAATATATCATTAACAATGTTCCAACTAAAGCGAGTGCCAAAACCCCTTACGAACTTTGGACAAGCAAAAAGTCTAGTATAAAACACTTGCATGTTTAGGGATGTTCAGCTAAGACAAGGTCTTATAGGCCTAATGAGAAGAAACTGGACTCAACAACGATGagttattgttttattagatACCCTAAAAGATCCAGGGGTACAAGTTTTATGATCCCACGATTAAGTCGATTTTTTAGTAGGGAAAGAATGTCG encodes:
- the LOC112496391 gene encoding disease resistance-like protein DSC1, translating into MASSSSSCNYDVFLSFRGEDTRENFTSHLYAALCGKKIKTFIDEDLNRGDEISPALMKAIEGSKISVIIFSKDYASSKWCLNELVKILKCKNLKGQTVIPIYYHVSPSDVRKQTGTFGEGFVKLEQQFKEKAETVRKWRDAMIKTSYLSGHESTKIRPEAKLVQVIVNDILKKLECKSISSDSSKGLVGLNSRIECIKSLLCVGFPDVRIVGIWGMGGIGKTTLAKALFNQVSNEFEGNCFIENVREEIENGVGLVHLHKQVVSLLLGERIEMGGPNIPAYTLERLQRTKVFIVLDDVSEFEQLKYFVGWLHGFCPGSRIVVTTRDKQVLRKHGVNDEHVYEVERLSEDEGLELFYKYAFRQSHCPEHLTALSKKAVRYAEGNPLALEVLGSSLHQKSKQDWENVLDNLKQISGVSRIYNVLRISYEELSFEEKSIFLDIACFFKGECKDRVLILLHDRQYNMTHVLSILIDKSLITEHNNRLHMHELLQEMGQEIVRQEDIKEPGKRSRLWHHKDVRHVLKHNEGTNAIEGIFLNLAKIKGINLDSRAFTNMSSLRVLKFYIPEGLDMSFEEQHSDSKVQFPDGLDYLPEKLKYLHLHKYPLRTLPENFKPKNLIELNLPFSKIVQIWEGKKKAFKLKSINLSHSQYLIRIPDPSETPSLERINLWNCTNLAWVPSSIQNFNHLSLLCFQGCKNLRSFPSNLHFVSPVNIDCSFCVNLTEFPRISGNITKLNLCDTAIEEVPSSVECLTNLEYLYINRCKRLKRVSTSICKLKSLIWLCLNECLNLESFPESSEKINLGRTTVTELPPSFENLEGLGTLGLESWSELGNLKSFQYIGAHGSTISQLPHLLSHLVSLHASLLSGLSSLNWLNLNNCALTAIPEEIGCLPSLEWLELRGNNFESLPVSIKQLSRLKRLDLSNCSMLQSIPELPPSLKWLQASNCKRLQFLPEIPSRPEELDASLLQKLSKYSYDDEVEDVNVSSSIKFLFVDCIKMYEEESKKNLADSQLRIQHMAVTSLRLFYELQVMRNSLSFAPLSRSLRFVTSQIMIFILQERYKLRGTVLILPGSEIPEWFSNQNSGSEITLQLPRHCCQNLIGFALCVVLVWCDPEWSGFNIDFRYSFEMTTLSGRKHVRRRCFKTLWFVYPMTKIDHVVLGFNPCGNVGFPDDNHLTTVSFDFFSIFNKVSRCGVCPVYANPNGTNPNTFTLNFATEVWKLDDMASARGTSDEEELEPSPKRICRDDQINTP